In Anas platyrhynchos isolate ZD024472 breed Pekin duck chromosome 24, IASCAAS_PekinDuck_T2T, whole genome shotgun sequence, the following are encoded in one genomic region:
- the TENT5B gene encoding terminal nucleotidyltransferase 5B yields the protein MLAAAPGGPAAGSGGQAESGGGSSSGGSGGGRFSVLTWEQVQRLDQILGEAVPIHGRGNFPTLSVRPRTIVQVVRSRLEKKGIAVHNVRLNGSAASHVLHQDSGLGYKDLDLIFGVDLKTEDVFQQVKDVVMDCLLDFLPEGVNKDKITPVTLKEAYVQKLVKVCNETDRWSLISLSNNSGKNVELKFVDSLRRQFEFSVDSFQIILDSLLLFGECSENPMAENFHPTVTGESMYGDFEEAMEHLRSRVIATRNPEEIRGGGLLKYCNLLVRGFKPKLEVDMKALQRYMCSRFFIDFSDIGEQQRKLECYLQSHFVGMESKRYDYLMTLHRVVNESTVCLMGHERRQTLNLIAMLAVRVLAEQNIIPTVTNVTCFYQPAPYVSEINFNYYVTHVQPFLPCSQSYPTWLPCN from the exons ATGCTggcggcggcaccgggggggcccGCTGCGGGCTCCGGGGGGCAGGCGGaaagcggcggcggcagcagcagcggcggcagcGGTGGGGGCCGGTTCAGCGTCCTGACATGGGAGCAGGTGCAGCGGCTGGACCAGATCCTGGGCGAGGCTGTGCCCATCCACGGCCGCGGCAACTTCCCCACGCTCTCAGTGCGGCCACGCACGATCGTGCAG GTTGTCCGTAGTCGGCTGGAGAAGAAAGGAATCGCAGTCCACAACGTGAGGCTGAACGGCTCGGCAGCCAGCCACGTCCTCCACCAAGACAGCGGCTTGGGGTACAAAGACCTGGACCTCATTTTTGGCGTGGATCTGAAGACCGAAGACGTCTTCCAGCAGGTGAAGGACGTGGTCATGGATTGCCTGCTGGATTTCCTCCCGGAAGGCGTCAACAAAGACAAGATCACCCCCGTGACCCTGAAGGAGGCCTACGTGCAGAAGCTGGTCAAGGTGTGCAACGAGACCGACCGCTGGAGCCTCATCTCCCTGTCCAACAACAGCGGGAAGAACGTGGAGCTCAAGTTCGTGGACTCTCTCCGACGGCAGTTCGAGTTCAGCGTGGATTCCTTCCAGATCATCCTGGATTCGCTGCTGCTGTTTGGGGAGTGTTCAGAGAACCCCATGGCCGAGAACTTCCACCCCACGGTGACCGGGGAGAGCATGTACGGGGACTTCGAGGAGGCCATGGAGCACCTCCGCAGCAGGGTCATCGCCACCAGGAACCCCGAGGAGATCCGAGGCGGGGGGCTTCTGAAGTACTGCAACCTCCTGGTCAGGGGGTTTAAGCCCAAGCTGGAAGTGGATATGAAGGCGTTACAGAGGTACATGTGCTCCAGGTTTTTCATAGACTTCTCCGACATCGGCGAGCAGCAGAGGAAGCTGGAGTGCTACCTCCAGAGCCACTTTGTCGGGATGGAGAGCAAAAGATATGACTATTTGATGACCCTCCACAGGGTGGTCAATGAGAGCACGGTCTGCCTCATGGGACACGAGAGGAGGCAGACCCTGAACCTCATTGCCATGCTGGCCGTGAGGGTCCTGGCTGAGCAGAACATCATCCCCACCGTCACAAACGTTACCTGCTTCTACCAGCCAGCTCCCTACGTCAGCGAAATAAACTTCAACTACTACGTGACCCACGTGCAGCCCTTCCTGCCTTGCAGTCAGTCCTACCCAACGTGGCTTCCCTGTAACTGA